In Myxocyprinus asiaticus isolate MX2 ecotype Aquarium Trade chromosome 8, UBuf_Myxa_2, whole genome shotgun sequence, a single genomic region encodes these proteins:
- the LOC127444563 gene encoding catenin delta-1-like isoform X4, whose amino-acid sequence MLDPGHIVESVMVEEDPHEVPPVISVETSDDGTTRRTETTVKKVTKTTTTRTVIPSVSDTHSVDGTGSVTGMSYNTPMDRVYRPPGGPMDYPTATVPRNYHYGPPGGYDDYRSGPPSEAYTSLSRGTRMDDRYRPVDGYRTLDSAYRAHSRPQLDPYAAQPQVGRMGSALEITGGLQRFVPEPYGLEDDQRSLGYDDPDYGMGTPIHYSTMPRLAHAHHAPPPRRTGSYEGTLDGDMSGAGDMYYWGVGAPLAQGERGSMASLDSTLRKGPAPNTWRQPELPEVIAMLNYRLDPVKSNAAAYLQHLTFKNDKVKSEVRRLKGIPALVSMLDNPKKEVHYAACGALKNISYGRDPDNKIAIKNCDGIPALVRLLRKTRDQDLTDTITGTLWNLSSHDSVKMEIVDHALHALSDEVMVPHSGWERGNEGGEESCKPRHLEWETALTNTAGCLRNVSSERSEARRKLRECSGLVDSLMYIVQSQINCKDVDNKLIENSVCLLRNLSYHVHREIPGCERYQETMPINQGPVPSSQKGGCFSSRKGKDEWFSKGKKEDDGTSDTIDIPKRSTPAKGYELLFQPEVVRVYTSLLKESKNPSVLEAAAGAVQNLCAGRWTYGRYIRAMMRQEHGLPMMTELLSHGNDRVVRAMSGALRNLAIDARNRDLLGKHAVPNLVANLPGGGQSQPARALSEETVVSVLSTMAEVIGSSVEAAKTLRSSQGIERLVLINKDSNRSDREVRGAGLVLQIVWGFKELRRTLEKDGWKKTDFMVNLTPPNNTRSNGGYEDSTLPLIDRGGKQDRDRDMIPLNDMGPDAYSTLDQRGRRNTLDDTLDRSDRDAPQGGMYGERRGSLPLLDSYDG is encoded by the exons GTCAAAAAGGTCACAAAGACCACCACCACACGAACAGTCATTCCCTCTGTCTCTGACACACACTCTGTGGATGGTACTGGTTCAGTCACCGGCATGAGTTATAACACCCCGATGGACCGTGTGTACAGGCCACCAGGTGGACCCATGGACTACCCCACTGCTACTGTCCCTCGTAACTACCACTATGGACCTCCAGGCGGCTATGATGACTACCGCAGCGGACCTCCTTCGGAAGCCTACACTAGCCTCAGCCGAGGGACTCGTATGGACGACCGCTACAG GCCTGTAGATGGCTACCGCACACTGGACTCCGCTTACCGCGCACACAGCCGGCCACAGTTGGACCCGTACGCAGCTCAGCCTCAGGTGGGACGTATGGGCAGTGCTCTGGAGATCACTGGAGGCCTGCAGCGATTTGTCCCAGAGCCCTACGGCCTGGAGGATGATCAGAGGAGCCTGGGATACGATGATCCTGATTATGGCATGGGGACACCAATACACTATAGCACAATGCCCCGGCTAGCACATGCACACCATGCCCCACCCCCACGCAGGACAGG GTCATATGAGGGCACACTGGATGGCGATATGAGTGGAGCTGGTGATATGTATTATTGGGGAGTCGGAGCCCCATTGGCTCAGGGTGAGAGGGGCAGCATGGCATCATTGGACAGCACTCTGCGTAAAGGCCCCGCCCCCAACACATGGAGGCAGCCAGAACTTCCTGAAGTCATCGCTATGCTCAACTATCGCCTGGACCCTGTCAAAAGCAATGCTGCAGCCTACTTGCAGCATCTCACCTTTAAGAACGATAAG GTGAAATCAGAAGTAAGGCGACTGAAGGGGATCCCAGCCCTGGTGTCAATGCTTGATAACCCAAAGAAGGAGGTGCATTACGCAGCATGCGGAGCTCTCAAGAACATCTCGTACGGACGAGATCCAGATAACAAGATAGCCATCAAGAACTGTGACGGAATTCCCGCGCTGGTGCGGCTATTGAGGAAGACGAGGGATCAGGACCTCACAGACACTATAACAG GCACGCTGTGGAACCTGTCATCTCATGACTCCGTAAAGATGGAGATTGTGGACCACGCGCTGCATGCTCTGTCCGATGAGGTGATGGTTCCACACTCGGGCTGGGAGAGGGGGAACGAAGGGGGAGAGGAGAGCTGCAAACCCAGACACTTGGAGTGGGAGACAGCACTCACCAACACTGCCGGCTGCTTAag GAATGTGAGTTCGGAGCGGAGCGAGGCCAGGAGGAAGCTGAGGGAGTGCTCTGGACTGGTCGACTCTCTCATGTACATTGTCCAGTCACAGATCAACTGTAAAGATGTGGACAATAAG CTGATAGAGAACAGCGTGTGTCTGCTGAGGAATCTGTCCTATCATGTGCACCGGGAGATACCAGGCTGCGAGCGCTACCAGGAGACGATGCCCATCAACCAAGGCCCCGTCCCTTCTTCCCAAAAGGGTGGTTGCTTCAGCTCCCGAAAGGGCAAAG ACGAGTGGTTTTCTAAAG GGAAGAAAGAGGATGATGGGACTTCAGATACGATTGACATTCCAAAGAGAAGCACTCCAGCCAAAG GTTACGAGTTGCTTTTCCAGCCAGAGGTGGTGCGCGTGTACACTTCCCTCCTGAAAGAGAGCAAGAACCCATCGGTTCTAGAAGCCGCAGCGGGAGCCGTACAGAATCTGTGTGCGGGCCGCTGGACT TATGGGCGGTACATTAGAGCAATGATGCGACAGGAGCATGGCCTGCCAATGATGACGGAGCTGTTATCTCATGGGAATGATCGTGTGGTCAGAGCCATGTCTGGAGCGCTGAGAAACCTTGCCATTGACGCTCGCAACCGTGACCTGCTAG GGAAACATGCAGTGCCTAACCTGGTGGCTAACCTGCCTGGCGGTGGTCAGAGTCAGCCTGCGCGTGCTCTATCAGAGGAGACGGTGGTGTCTGTTCTCAGCACTATGGCAGAGGTGATCGGGTCCAGCGTGGAGGCGGCCAAAACCCTGCGCAGCTCCCAGGGCATCGAGAGACTGGTGCTCATCAACAAAGACAG CAACCGTTCAGATAGAGAGGTCCGTGGCGCTGGGCTTGTGCTGCAGATCGTGTGGGGCTTCAAGGAGCTCCGCCGCACACTGGAGAAAGATGGCTGGAAGAAAACCGACTTCATGGTCAACCTAACCCCCCCTAACAACACCCGCAGCAACGGAGGATACGAGGACAGCACCTTGCCGCTAATAGACAGAG GAGGCAAACAGGACCGGGACCGAGATATGATTCCTCTTAATGACATGGGACCAG ACGCTTACTCTACTCTAGACCAGAGAGGGCGGAGAAACACTTTAGACGACACTCTGGATCGTTCTGACAGAGATGCACCTCAG GGAGGAATGTATGGGGAGAGGCGGGGCTCTCTGCCTCTTTTGGACTCTTATGATGGTTAG